Genomic segment of Drosophila simulans strain w501 chromosome 2R, Prin_Dsim_3.1, whole genome shotgun sequence:
GAACCCCTTGGCAATACAGTGGCCGGCGCAGGCGGTGTGGTTCCAGTTCCACTTGGAGAGTAGGTCGCAGGTGGCTCGCTTCTGGCGGCTGTGCTGCACCACCTCCTGGTGGGCATCCTCATGCACCAGGGCATGATCCTCCGGAATCGGATCCACATCGGAAACGGGCTGAGCCTGCGCCATGCAAGCGAGCAGAGCAAAAGCGATAGCCACGAGAACGAAGAACTTCATGTTGGAATACAGCTGGAGAGATACTGTTGTGGCAGATCGGGGTTTCGCCGAGCTTATATAGCGATGCGACGGGCTGATCGGTTCGCCCAGGGACTCCCACCCGGTGACTTACCCTCCTATTGTCTCTTTTGCTGTGCAGGAAGACACGTCTCGggggtttttaatttttaagttcaCTGCTAATGGGAGAAACCGTTGTCTGGAATATTATTTCATGTGCTTTGCCtggaaaatattgacaatatttCATAGATAAGAGCAAAATACTGCAGACAGGGCCCGTTTCTACAATAagttatttgcatttcagcgGATTTTAGCTGCCCTTAAATTTTAGGCAGTAAAGTATACTCCCCACATGACAAGTTAATTGTAGAAGGCAATATCTATCTACATCTACATCTTGAGAAAGAATCTTTGGTTTGTGAGATATGCAggacatttgttttttttgtcgATAAAATCCTAAGTAAATATGTGCCCTTTAGTAGCATCCAATTTCGATATTATTACTCCCAAACTGTTGAAATTTGCTGATCTAGGGGAATCCATTTTTAATCATCTGGATTTCTAGCTAACTGATCGATTGGGTGCCACTTTTAGGGCTATGCTCAGTTGGCTCAAGAAACTGAGATACTCGGATACGGATACGCAGATACATAAACACATGcgacaataaataatttctacCGAAAAGTCTCTTCATAAAGCcgggcaaataaacaaacaagaatCACACAATGATTAGTTGGGCATACAGCGGCAGGGGCGGGTGTACTTGTATCTGAATCCGTATCTGCGCGTACgtgtatctatatctgtatctgcatctgcatctggtTCTCAGCCCAGTCGCGCTGAGCCGACAATCCCGATCGAATCCCACGACCGAGGCTTTTTCAGTTgccctgctcctcctcggctGGCCGCGTTGCCTGTTTACCTTTGTTATCGACCAGGTTGTCTTGTCTTGCATTTTGGCGTCATACTGTCTGCCAGTCCACTCCACTTGAGTTTCTACCCCGCCCCTTACAACCGTCTACAGTCTAGAGTGTTGCCCGCATGCCCATCTTCACACGAGGAGAAACTACCGAATTTTTCTTTTACGTTTTCAATACATAAAAATGAATAGTATGGGTATTTATTTGTCATATGTGTACGCATCAGAACTGCATACATCCCAAAATCCAAATCTATAGATCCCTAGATATTGTAGAATATTTGGAGTTAGCTAGAGTTGCTACTTCTGCACGAAGTTATAGGATCGTACTATTTACGAGTACAGGCATATTTTCCCCAGTGCATGCTCGATCATCGAAGAAGACCACAAAACGGAGTGTGGCACAGCCGAAAACAAAGCGAGGGCAGGAACGGGGGTGTTGGGGTATATCAAGTGGTGGGCAGAGGGGGCAGTTATCGCCGCCGTCAGACTGTCTGGCAGGTTTCACACCGAGTCGAAGACGGAGACCGGCAACTCTACTTCgtctccgcctccgcctccgcctctgACTCCTCCATCCACCGTCCTAAAATCCTCTCCAGGCGAACTCCTTGGCCAGCGGCTCTATAAATCACAGGAGCGGGGCCCTCGACGGCTCACGTTTTCTCCTGACCGCCTGCCCCTACCCCGACGTTCCTGCGCCCCTTGCCCCTTGCCCCTCCCCCGCTGGCTGAGCAGCTGGTGGAACTGTTGGCCGCTTTGTTTTAGAggttttttgttgcttttgttggtgAGGCAACCTCTTGAGATGCACAAAGAAAGATAAATTTCACACGCATACACAAGTGCTCTCTCTGTCTGCCGGTGTGTGAATGTGATCGTTTTTATGCTGCTACAGTAGAACATCCctaaattataaattcattgTTCTTGCTCTCTCTACCTAcatatgcataaaatatattagcaAACAATATATTCATGTAGACAAAATCGGACTAGCATAATTTGATGATTACAATGTTGTTTTAATGCCGGTTTCGTTTTAGTGTACTAATAATGTGGTAGTGATAGTTAATTAGTCGTTCAAGCACACAGAATAACATAGTCAGAGATCCAATATACGGTTTAACTTAGTGAGGCTCCACTGTGCTGTCTGTCCAGCCTCCACAAGTCGGAGTGTGGCAAAGATAAGATATTGGAAGCGACACGCCAGACACTCTGGCGGCGGCGATGTCCCTCGCTCTCTCCGCCGATCTCTCAgctcgattccgattccgaatccgaatccgaatccgattcctCGCCCACTCTCACCTGGGGCCTCTCTCTTCGGTTTTGGGCCACTCCACTCCAAGGCAAATGGCCAGTCGCGTGTGGAACTCGGCTGCGATCGGTTGACTATTGAAGTGCGCTCTGCAGATTCGTTGTGATCCGTGCTCCTCGCTCCTCCTCGCTTCCTGAACGTTTTCGGACGGTTTTCCAATCGAAACGAACCAAAAATCGCACACATCAAGACGCATTATATAAACAGAAGATCCACAACACCTtaatgcacacgcacacacctcTCCCACTATAAATAGCCCGCGGTAAtcggtaaataaataaatcggaGAGCGGCAAAGTAAAAGTTCTAGGAAGAAAATCTAATTGCGACTTTGCGAAAAAGATGgtgaaataaacgaaaaacttTGACTATAATGAGAGAATCGAACTTGATGCAATAAGCACGCGTATCAAACCAATCCCCCCTCCCAAGCACAGTTAACAGTTAATTGACGAATTCGAACTGCTGAGTGAAATGTTGGCGAGATGTGTTTTGTTCGTCACTTGGCTGGCGGTTTCCATCGCGACTGGAAAAAGTGACGATCAGTTGGTAAGTTTACTTTCAAAAACTGTTAACAAAATATTCGCAGGACAAACCAAAGTAAATTGGGTTAATCATTTGCAGTAATGTGTTGGCGTAGAACAGAGCTGAATGTATACAGTTAATTAATTGTCTATAAAGAACTACTATTTAAAGTTACAAACAATATTACATTTTGCATAGAAGGTGTGGTTAAATCAATATCAGTAGATCGATTATTCAGCCGCCGAACATATTCCTCTCTAGAGTTTTTGAGTTCTCAACTCTCAGAACTTTTTGCTTATATGTGTGTACAAACATACAATAGGTAGATGTATCTAGTACCAATTCATACATTAAGTTTTATGATGATGAGCTGCATTTAGTCCTTTCCAATTTGTATAACTGCTTGTAAGCGGAGCCTGCCAAACTTTCTGCCAAGGCTACAAGCGATTACTTCGTAAATCCCGAGAAAACACTCCAATATTCCAGGTATCAAAGGTACCAAAAGTCAGCCAACAAAGAAGCTGCGGTCGTTCTTCTTCGCCCTGTCTTTCTCCAGCTTGTTCGCCGCCGCGCTGTCTGCCAAACTCCGAAAAGAGAGTCTGCCggctccttcttcttcttctctcccctcctgttttttgtttcttctcTTGTCTCCTCTTCTTCTGATCGCCTCCTCTTGGCCTGTCTTCAATCCCACAccttgatttttgtttttgtttcatcTGACCGACGAACGAACGTGTTTCTTATTCCTgcagaaaaaagaagaagagctCGAGGAGCTGCAAAAAGGAGAACACAATATGATCACAAGTCAAAAGCGATTCTTTCCTGCGCGTTGGCTCCTCTTTGTTTCTATACCCTttaaaatgaaagcaaaattTGTGTGCACAAAGCGTAGGAATTCGCGTTTAAGAATTTAAGAAGAGGAGTTGCCGATTTCGTTCTTATTTCTATCTGACGTAAAACAGGCAAAATATAACTGAAGAATTCGAATTCATATGCAGTCGTATTCTCCTTGCTATAAAGCGTATTCCAGATTCGACTTAAAAGGCTAGCAATCCTTTCTCATTCTCATTTAAATACCTTTTTTAGTCATTTTGCCAATGTCACTAAGCTGGCTGATGATGACAAAGTGTGAAGAAGTATTTAAAGTGTGGAGCTTGTTCTTCTGATTCTTCTCCGCCCATTGCAGCCTCCTCTTCGCCGCCTCGTTCTTCGAGCGTGAGAACTGTCAGTCAATAATTTTGTCGTTATCTTGGTAACAATCCTTGAGCTGTCTCAGTTTATAATTTGTGGCTAAGAGGGTGAGACAATGTGAGGGGGGCGGAAGGCAACAGGGTGCTCCAGGTGGGAATTTTCAATCCAGGCACGTTTTCGGGATAACGCCCTATTTCAAAAACTTAGATAATCACCAGCAAAACTGTCATTTGCATTCCCAATCAGACATTCCCCGTAGCATGGGCATTGCAAACGTGATATTCGAGGGGGTTTTACATAGAAACtacttataatttataaacatttaacaCACTTTTGCCTGTACAACAAGCATTGTATGGAACTTAACAAGCCTTGTAGGTATTTGCTCCCCAATATCCGAAATTGATAATTAGCTAATGGGGTATTCATGTTCAACTTTTAACCAGATGCCCCACTCTCCACTTCTGAGAACAGCCATCCGATCTGCCTATTGCAGCAATatacctatgtacatatgtatgctctggttatatatgcatgtatgtacatactttTGTCCGATATCTGTCTGTGCCCAGTCGGGAGTCAAAAATCACCTGCGCACTCCGATTTCCAAGCAGCGCGTGCTTCGCTGCCCACAAAAAAGAATTCGAATTGTTTACAGACATTCTACATTATTTGtatacctacatatatgtatgttggGGCAACAAGATAACACTGGGACAGGTAATATTTGTGCTTCTCATAATTGTATAACATTTCTTGTCGAGCTTCTGGTGTTTAGTATCTTCGGGGTgcatttcgtttcattttggGTGTTCACATAAACGCATTAAATTACAAAGCTGGATTATAAAATGTTGATAGCCATAATCCCTTCTTGTTCACTTGATTCTCTTTGGATGTATGGGTTTTTGGGCTTTAATCATTGAAAGTATTCAAAATGATACAGAAATGTTAGAGAAGTATACAGCTCACACACTTTAACTACCATTGGCACAACAAGTAGTATGCTCATATCTTATCCTAAACATGTTTCAGTTATGGAACATTTAGATGGCTTGccgcatttcacttttcaataACAGCGAAATCTAATTAATGTCCAAGCGACACGACAAATAAATATCCGTGGGTCGGCCGGAGCAAATTGGCGACAAAAGGCGCTGCACTGGCAAATCCCAAAGTGCTGGGCCGCTCCatctgtgtatgtgtgtagaaagatatatagatacagatattTGCGTATACTCGAATGTGATTTTGTGGGCTAAACAAGAATTTGCGCACTCAGCAGCCAAGTTGGTCGAGAGCAGCAGGCAGCCATAATTTTGGTGCGGATTTCGGGGCTTTCGAGTTATGGGCCTGACAACTTTGATTTTCACATTAGCCGGCTAACAGGTAGGCCACCCCCAAAACCCCCTCCGCTTCTGCACACCACAGCCCACCCCCCTCAAGCGGCCGCCCCTGTCGACCATTGGCCACATTCGTATTCCAGTCAGCGGCAAAGGCCCAGACGCTTGGCGACTCGCAGACTTGGCCATAAGTGCAGTAAATCATTTTACGCGTATTTGCCCAAGGGGGAGCGGTACGGGTACCCCACCCACTCCCTCCCAGCTACCATACAGTTGAGACTTGCACTgactccaccaccaccaccaccttcTCCTCTCGATCTCTACCCGCAGATGAAGCTACCCGCCTGCGCCGCCAAACAGGGCGAGTGCGATGATAACGAGGGTCCCGTCTGCGGCACCGATGGCCAAACCTATCCCACCAGGTGTCATCTGCTGCGGGCGCAGTGCGGTGGCCACCAGGTGAGCCTCAAGTACAGCGGCTCCTGCAATGGTAAGTGTCAATGTATCACATACCTAACTTAACTTATACATAAGTCGGGAGATATAGCCCTGAAATGCTTTAATTGCTTGTGTGCTTAAATAATATGTTTTCGATTGATTATCTCTTTAGTTCAAACAGTTGTGTTAATCATCTTCTTTGATTAGTTAGTTAATCTAGTTGTGACATTTATGACGAATTctatacaatatacaatatatattacatataataTGTACTATCATTTTAGCATGTTTGGAGGCGGTGAAATTTGCCCGTCGTCAGCAGGAGCGAGATCCCGGGTACTTTGTGCCCAGGTGCAGGAAGGATGGCAACTTTGCGGCGATGCAGTGCTATGGGAACAACGGATGCTGGTGCAGCGACAGTCAGGGCAGGCCCATCGAGGATGATAATAAGCAATTCCGGCGGAAGGGAAAGCTGCGCTGCAGGGCCAATCGACGTGACCGACGCCGCCTGGCATCGCATCAGATTGGCTACAATCCGGATACATCTGCGTCCAAAGGCAGTTCGGAGGCGGGATCTACAGCCCACCGGACTTGCAGCAAGTCCGATCGGTCGCAATTCAACACCAACCTGATGAGGATGTTTAGGAACGAGGCTCAGAGCTTTTTCCGCCAGCCATCTCTATCGGATTCCCACATCCTGGAGTGGCAGTTCTCCAAGCTGGACACGAATGGCAACAAGTTGCTCGATCGCCAGGAGATTCGGGAGCTGAAGAAGGTGCTCCGGCGGGTAAGTAACTATAGTTTTTAGTCTGGAAAACTGCTTTTACATTAATGATTTCAATTAGAACGTTAAACCTCGTCGTTGTGGACGGACCTTTGGCAAATACTGTGATGTCATCAAGGATGCCAACCTCAATTGGTTGGAATGGAGCGTCTGCTTCACCAAGGAGTTTCACAACCGTGAGTAAAAGTTGGCATATATAGAACAGGATATTGTAGCAGCACCTCATGAACTTTAATTTGCAGTATCAAAACCTTTAGAAATATTAATTCATTGATAATTAATTGCTTTCCGATTAGCTGCATTTCATTGAAtacacttaattaattatagtTCATGAGAGTCtcaaaatcattaaaaaaaaccaatgaAGACTTCAAGGCACGGTTTAGGCAGCTGGCGGAACATCATGATCCATTTATCCTTAGTTCATCTCACATCTGTGTGTCATCTAAATCCAGGTAGTGCTGTCGTAAATCTTCTGGCGAGCAGTGCAGCCACCGCCCCACCACACTCCACGCACTACAGCATCCACAACACCAACGTCAATGGCCACCACCGAGGTCACACCAATACCATTGGTACTGGAGTTAATCCACACTCATATTCCGAGGATGCGAGTGGCAGTGAGGAGCACGAGGACAACTACGAGGACGGTGCAACGGGCTACGGCGGTGAAGAGGACGACTCGCAAGGAGCAGATCTGCCCAGTTCACGAACGCATATCCCATCATTATATAGTACGTAGAATTGGGCTACTAACCAAATTCAAAGTGCATTGGCATAAACTAAATCACGATATCAGAcgtataatttattatttatcaacTAATATTTAATCACAAAGTTGTCATGCAAAAGGAACCGATTGATCATGATTTCTTATCATTTCTGCACGCCTCCAAAGGGCAGattaaaatgtttgttaaTTATCAAATTCTTTCAGTGCTCAACTCAAAGCCAGAGACGGCGAGCCAGGATTTGGAGAATGACTCCAACTGCTGGATGGATCAGTCGGTCACGCTGGAGGAGCAAGGCGTAAGTCTTCAAAATACCATTCGCAAAGGAAACCTCTGTATGTTACTCCAACCCATAGCACGGCGGAAAGAGCGTTCTATTTGTGCCGCAGTGCCTTCCGGATGGTCGCTATCAGCGCATTCAGTGCTACTCCTCCACGTCCACTTCGTACTGCTGGTGCGTCAACGAGGATACGGGAAAGAGCATACCGGGCACATCGGTGAAGAACAAGCGGCCTCAGTGTGACGAGAGTGTGGCCGTGCGACCCATGAAGGGATGCACCGAGCCGCGCAAGACGCAGTTCCTCAAAGAGCTGAAGGCCTACCTCAACACCTCTCTTCTGCCCAGCAGCACCACCGGGTAGGATTGATCATCACTTTAAGAGCTCAGATATTCAGTTCAGCAAGCTTAGTCATTATATATAGTCTTTAgtcaatatatataatatatttataagaatGTATTCTCTATATTTCAGTACGAATTCTAGCATGTGGAAGACAGACGATGAGCGAATCGCCACTCTGAGCTTTGTCTATCTGGACAAGAACAAGAATAAGTCGTGGGATCGTCGAGAGTGGAAGAACTTTCGCGATCTGGTTACCAGTGCAAGGTGAGCCATCAAAACAAAGCCCATCCTTAATGGCGTTTTAAATCTATCCTATTCAACAGCAACCTGCGCAGATGCGGCAAGAAGATGCCGCGCTACTGCGACGTCAATGGTGACAAAAAGATCTCGCTGGCCGAGTGGCTCAACTGCCTGCAAGCAACTCCGCGGGAAAGTGCCACCACGGCCAAGCCGGCACAGTCAAGTGGGTTCTCCGTTTTAAAAGCGCTTAGCTTAATGCTAATCCAAGATACATTTCAGATGAGACCGCCAGTCCAAAGTTTCAAGGTGTGAATCCGGTGGAGCGATATCTGAAAGATTAATCGGGATAAACGTTTCTATAGCCGTGCTGCTGCTTCTACAACTCATTAGATGTCGTCGTGCCATGACACACACAAAACCACACGAATACACATCCTACACAACACCATCCACAATTGGGTGGGTCGATTTTTTGGAGTAATCCTAAAAATATACACtggatacatttttttttaaagaaatataatttctgtctttgatttttttaaagatCTATTAGGATTCTcagtttacaattttttttaactatcAAAGGtgttttaaaattcttaatttatttatgtttaaaatagTAACAATACTGGTGTTTCTAATACATTCTTAAATGCGTCAGTACAGTACAGAATCAGTAAAAATTTGTCTTGTTTGCAAATAAGTATTCGTCTTCTTTATAAGCTCAGATTTGGTTGTCCATTAAATCGATCCACCCTGACCCTCACCTACACGCAGACACATTCCTAGCATTAGATTCTATAATTTACATGTGTATGTTACTAATTCTTAATTAGTGTTGTAAATATTATCGAACATAAATGTTTAAGCTTAGCTAGAATCTTTGTCAAATCGGTTAATACGACTAGTGATGTTTGGCGCTGATCACATCCCAGTGGATTAACCGCAGCGGCAACATTTTGAAGTCTATTTCCTCCCAAGGAATCACTCGAAGCAGCTGCTTCGTGGTATGAAAGATCAGGAGCATCACCAGCGTGGTTACTTCCATGATAACGAAGTGTGATATGGACGTACCGATGTCCAGCCAGGAGCCCTGGTTGCGTACCAGGAATAGGAAGTTCAGGCCCATTACATCGCAAACGAGCAGCAGACAGATGAAGATCTGCTCCTCATGCTGGCGTACAAACTCGCTGTTGGCATAGATCACCGACATGATAAGCACCACAGGCACAAGTAGTTTCACTAGCACCAGACCCATAATCACAAAGGGAGCAAAGTGACTGAGGTAGCAGCGAGCGATGTTCGGATCAAAGGAGCTGATCGACGCTATGTTTCCGGATCCAAAGAGCGAAAAGAAGGTGTACAATAGCAGGGTGAAGGCCAGACGGAGCACTGATCTCTCTGCCCGCGCACTTTGAGCCCTCAACGAGATATTCAGCTCTATAGTCAGCAACTGAACGAACACAGCCTCATAGGACGTACACAGTGTTGCGTAGAGAGATCCCAAATTGAAGCCAATCTGGGCGAGACGCAAATCCAGTCTTGATTCTTTGCTCAGCAATATAGATGTAAAGGCATATACCAGGTAGAACCAGCTAGCCAACTTCAATGGAATTGGTATATTAATGCCGTTTGAGTGGAGATAAGCACACAATATGGTTTGCAGCAGTATCAGGCCATTACAGTACGTTGTGTGATTCCTGTAGCTTAATCTCGACTTAGAAATCCAAAATGCGTTTGTAAAAATGACTATAACTCCAGCTCCTAGCAGGTATCCATTTTGGTAGCCCACtgacagcggcagcagcggaaAGCATGACAGAATCAGGACCAATGCCAGCCAGGAGAAGAAATCCCTGGATTTCGATTGAAAATTTTCCCAGCTATTGTAGCAGGCAAAGACGCAGAAGCTCAGCGCGATCAGGCGGCGCTCGAAGAAGGTAAAAACCATTAGCTCCGCGCAAGCGATGAGTAACATAATCTGCCACATTGAGGTCTGCAGGGCCGGCACACTATACGCTGAAGCTGGCGATGAATAGAAGTTGATGTTCCAAGGCTGCAAGGCCTTAAGCCAAACGAAATATGGAAGCAGCAGATAAAAGGATATATCCAGTGGTGTTCCTTGGCTCAGCAAACAAATAACGAGCACGATCACAGAACTTCCTATGCTCACTCTGACTATTTTGTTCCTCCTTTCGAGGACCAACTCCACTTTACTGGCCCTGTTCCTAGACAGGAGGCGGTAGATGTAGAACATCCATCCCAGGAAGGTGGAAGTGGTGCTCAGTAAAAGCACTCTACGGTAGTATCCGTGATAGTAATCGATGCCCTCAAGGGCTTGCGACATGATGACTTGGCTCTTGCCTATGCAAAGTGAATACTCCCGCTTCTTCTGCAGCTGAACAATAGTATCCTTGTATCGTTTGATTGCTTCGGCGCTTAAAACATCATACTCGAGCAAAATATCCGCGAAAAATCCCTTTTTATGCTCCTTCTGCAGGGCCACATACTGTTCCAGTAGCTGCAGTGCGTTTACATGGGCAGCCATTGCCTCGTATTCCTTGCTGACATTCATGTAACCCACTGGCAACGTCCCAAAGTTGTTCATTGGCGGTGCGAGACCCAACAAGGCGGACATCAGGGGTGTAAGCTGGGCTTGCTCCAATTCGTGCAGTGGCATTGCAGGACCTTCATTGTTGGGCATAAATGTCCGCCCTCCAGGATTGGGAACGACCCTTGACGCTCCGGCACCCCAGAGCACAAAAGGGGTGTCCGTCTCATGGGGTGAACCAGCACCGTGGGCacctataaaaaaaaaacaggttAGAAAGCATTTTTGCGGGTATACAATTTTATCGCGTACCTGAATCCGTCATTCCATGATCCGCGGTCAACAAGTAAGCAGTTCGCTTATCGGGAAACACCCGCTCGAATTCCTGGTATATTGCGTAAACACCTCTTTCCGTCTTTTCCAAGGTCTGTCGAAACTTTGGGGCGCCTGGCTTGTGGACATGTCCAGCGGTGTCCAGTCCAAGGAGGTGCAGAAAGAACACGACATTCTTTGCCCGCTGCAGGGCTTCTCTCTTCTGCTGGAGCAACAACTTCACCCTTTTGAACACCCACTCGTCCTGCTCGTAGGCATCGTAGCCTGGCGAAAAGTCCAGATCGTGGTTGTAGAACCGGAGATTTATTTCGCCGCCGTTAGACACATGGGAAAACACATTGAGAACATCGTTCGCTCCCCATGCGTAAGTCTGTGAGCTCCGGTTGAATACGGTGTCGAAATCGATGGGATTACTTTTCCAGCCGCGCAACACTGCCGATGGATCCTCGTAGAGTCCGGCAATTAAGGTGATGTGTCCGGGACGGGTTTCCGTTGGCACACGAGTGCGTGACACGCCCACAACGCCCTCCCGCAAGAAGATCTTGCGCAGGTTGGGCACATAGCGGCAGTTCTCCTCAAAGAAGGAGTCGGCGCGGAATCCGTCGGTCACGATCAGCACTAAACGATTCGCCGGTGGCTCCAAGCCGTAATATTCAAGATGCTTCTGCGGAGTAAGGCCCGTGATCACCGGCGAGCGGAAGTAGATCACGAAAATTGAGCCTAGAAGCAGTACGTGGATCACCAGGGCGTAAGCAATCCACATTTTAACGGGaatgtttacatttaaatgaaaatcagcTGTGACGGCAAATGATAAGAGACTGGTATCGAGTACTCAACACTGGTATCGAGTACTCAACAAAGGTGACGAATCATCGATGTTTTTATTGGAAAGAAAtcgataaatgaaaaattaattaaaaatgtatctgtatattAGCCTTTTTGCCTAACCATCTACACAGAGTAACCATCGAAACGGTTTcagatttaatttttgaagtattagctatttttatcCAAGCATTGAAAAAAAGCTAATGTTGCATTACTGCCAATTAATTAAAGCGATAACATTCCAGCTGTTCAGTTATCGGTTCACCTCTAATTGTAAAAATGTCAGCGGCACGTTTATACGGAGGATTTCGTTTATTTTCCTCGAGCGCCGTGCAGCGCAATGCCGTCGGTGGCAAGAGCCTGGTGGAGGCCGTGGCAGTGACCAAAAATGGACGCACCATTGTGGCTTGGCATCCGGACACACCAGTTCCCTACGAGAACACCCTGCCGCTGCCAAAGATCAGCGAGATTCAGAGCTCGGCGGTGGTTAAGGAATCGGCTCTGAAGACGGCGATGCGTGCCTTTAAGAGCAAACATCCAGAAGTGGCTCGCCAGGAGCTGATGCAGCTGACCCACACGACTAAGCACCGCTGGTTTCCACGCGCCCGCGACAAGAAGGCCAAGCAAACGCCGATGGACCGGCCGTACCTATAGTTTTCCACCCAGTGCATTGCATAATGTTCAAATAAATTCGTTCTTATTTACTCCATGCGTTGACGCTTAATAAATACATTGAGCAAATCCGAAATGGGAATGTCGGCGGGAGGCTGgacagctggaggagctgcagtaTTGTTCCTGTGCTGAGGGAAAGTGGGCATCATGCCCGGGTCACACGCTAAAAGGGGAAAATGGTTTAGTCCCTTGAAAACTTTCTTTGTCACAATAGAAATCCCAACTCACCCTGCGGCG
This window contains:
- the LOC6733812 gene encoding defensin, giving the protein MKFFVLVAIAFALLACMAQAQPVSDVDPIPEDHALVHEDAHQEVVQHSRQKRATCDLLSKWNWNHTACAGHCIAKGFKGGYCNDKAVCVCRN
- the LOC6733813 gene encoding SPARC-related modular calcium-binding protein 2 isoform X2, translated to MLARCVLFVTWLAVSIATGKSDDQLMKLPACAAKQGECDDNEGPVCGTDGQTYPTRCHLLRAQCGGHQVSLKYSGSCNACLEAVKFARRQQERDPGYFVPRCRKDGNFAAMQCYGNNGCWCSDSQGRPIEDDNKQFRRKGKLRCRANRRDRRRLASHQIGYNPDTSASKGSSEAGSTAHRTCSKSDRSQFNTNLMRMFRNEAQSFFRQPSLSDSHILEWQFSKLDTNGNKLLDRQEIRELKKVLRRNVKPRRCGRTFGKYCDVIKDANLNWLEWSVCFTKEFHNLLNSKPETASQDLENDSNCWMDQSVTLEEQGHGGKSVLFVPQCLPDGRYQRIQCYSSTSTSYCWCVNEDTGKSIPGTSVKNKRPQCDESVAVRPMKGCTEPRKTQFLKELKAYLNTSLLPSSTTGTNSSMWKTDDERIATLSFVYLDKNKNKSWDRREWKNFRDLVTSASNLRRCGKKMPRYCDVNGDKKISLAEWLNCLQATPRESATTAKPAQSNETASPKFQGVNPVERYLKD
- the LOC6733813 gene encoding SPARC-related modular calcium-binding protein 2 isoform X1, whose product is MLARCVLFVTWLAVSIATGKSDDQLMKLPACAAKQGECDDNEGPVCGTDGQTYPTRCHLLRAQCGGHQVSLKYSGSCNACLEAVKFARRQQERDPGYFVPRCRKDGNFAAMQCYGNNGCWCSDSQGRPIEDDNKQFRRKGKLRCRANRRDRRRLASHQIGYNPDTSASKGSSEAGSTAHRTCSKSDRSQFNTNLMRMFRNEAQSFFRQPSLSDSHILEWQFSKLDTNGNKLLDRQEIRELKKVLRRNVKPRRCGRTFGKYCDVIKDANLNWLEWSVCFTKEFHNRSAVVNLLASSAATAPPHSTHYSIHNTNVNGHHRGHTNTIGTGVNPHSYSEDASGSEEHEDNYEDGATGYGGEEDDSQGADLPSSRTHIPSLYMLNSKPETASQDLENDSNCWMDQSVTLEEQGHGGKSVLFVPQCLPDGRYQRIQCYSSTSTSYCWCVNEDTGKSIPGTSVKNKRPQCDESVAVRPMKGCTEPRKTQFLKELKAYLNTSLLPSSTTGTNSSMWKTDDERIATLSFVYLDKNKNKSWDRREWKNFRDLVTSASNLRRCGKKMPRYCDVNGDKKISLAEWLNCLQATPRESATTAKPAQSNETASPKFQGVNPVERYLKD
- the LOC6733814 gene encoding GPI ethanolamine phosphate transferase 1 translates to MWIAYALVIHVLLLGSIFVIYFRSPVITGLTPQKHLEYYGLEPPANRLVLIVTDGFRADSFFEENCRYVPNLRKIFLREGVVGVSRTRVPTETRPGHITLIAGLYEDPSAVLRGWKSNPIDFDTVFNRSSQTYAWGANDVLNVFSHVSNGGEINLRFYNHDLDFSPGYDAYEQDEWVFKRVKLLLQQKREALQRAKNVVFFLHLLGLDTAGHVHKPGAPKFRQTLEKTERGVYAIYQEFERVFPDKRTAYLLTADHGMTDSGAHGAGSPHETDTPFVLWGAGASRVVPNPGGRTFMPNNEGPAMPLHELEQAQLTPLMSALLGLAPPMNNFGTLPVGYMNVSKEYEAMAAHVNALQLLEQYVALQKEHKKGFFADILLEYDVLSAEAIKRYKDTIVQLQKKREYSLCIGKSQVIMSQALEGIDYYHGYYRRVLLLSTTSTFLGWMFYIYRLLSRNRASKVELVLERRNKIVRVSIGSSVIVLVICLLSQGTPLDISFYLLLPYFVWLKALQPWNINFYSSPASAYSVPALQTSMWQIMLLIACAELMVFTFFERRLIALSFCVFACYNSWENFQSKSRDFFSWLALVLILSCFPLLPLSVGYQNGYLLGAGVIVIFTNAFWISKSRLSYRNHTTYCNGLILLQTILCAYLHSNGINIPIPLKLASWFYLVYAFTSILLSKESRLDLRLAQIGFNLGSLYATLCTSYEAVFVQLLTIELNISLRAQSARAERSVLRLAFTLLLYTFFSLFGSGNIASISSFDPNIARCYLSHFAPFVIMGLVLVKLLVPVVLIMSVIYANSEFVRQHEEQIFICLLLVCDVMGLNFLFLVRNQGSWLDIGTSISHFVIMEVTTLVMLLIFHTTKQLLRVIPWEEIDFKMLPLRLIHWDVISAKHH
- the LOC6733815 gene encoding 39S ribosomal protein L42, mitochondrial; translated protein: MSAARLYGGFRLFSSSAVQRNAVGGKSLVEAVAVTKNGRTIVAWHPDTPVPYENTLPLPKISEIQSSAVVKESALKTAMRAFKSKHPEVARQELMQLTHTTKHRWFPRARDKKAKQTPMDRPYL